One genomic segment of Streptosporangium album includes these proteins:
- a CDS encoding helix-turn-helix transcriptional regulator, whose translation MISLWRPATADSVLIIHTSSLLTALRALFESAWNRASPYSVKGDTLSGDNRRLPTLLAARLTDESIARQLGWHPSTVQRRVRRLMDKLGVRTRFQAGMHAQREGWL comes from the coding sequence ATGATCTCGCTCTGGCGGCCCGCCACCGCCGACAGCGTCCTGATCATCCACACCTCCTCCCTGCTGACCGCTCTGCGGGCGCTGTTCGAGTCGGCGTGGAACCGGGCCTCGCCGTACTCGGTCAAGGGCGACACGCTCAGTGGCGACAACCGCCGCCTGCCGACACTGCTCGCCGCCAGACTGACCGACGAGTCCATAGCCCGCCAGCTGGGCTGGCATCCGAGCACCGTCCAGCGGCGAGTGCGCAGGCTCATGGACAAGCTCGGTGTGCGTACCCGGTTCCAGGCCGGCATGCACGCCCAACGCGAAGGGTGGCTGTAG
- a CDS encoding serine hydrolase domain-containing protein — protein MLRNTLAAICLALLPSSGQIPPHDITPASVDAFVARYREATGLPGVAVAITKGTKVVHAKGYGETASGDPVTAGTPMAVASVSKSFTSLAVMQLVEKGEVTLDQPVRGYLPEFTMADPRAAKITVRQLLNQTSGMADSAFREKSLPQPDTLEGAVARLRTAKLASDPGTAFSYHNTNYQVAARLVEVVSGQPFAAYLHAHVFTPLGMRHSTTIDTDRDLPGSARGHLYILGQAVALPEPTGFGNGSGGVLSTANDMARWLIAQNNGILSPESVTEMRTPSRQNGKYALGWTIGETERGTPVIEHSGDLFTSTADQLLMPESGYGVAVMANTGMAFADAGALMDGIVAMIEEGTPKIPSSPPYLATDILFILLTLVTIGLAVRGVARSRRWATRRTGWQRWRLLPYLVPLALCAAIAPIFRVLARGSDIMWIQVIYLYPTFMIWIVTAAIACTAVVAARLCSAARQRLR, from the coding sequence GTGCTCAGAAACACTCTTGCGGCGATCTGTCTCGCCCTGCTCCCTTCCTCCGGCCAGATCCCGCCACACGACATCACCCCCGCGTCGGTGGACGCGTTCGTCGCGCGGTACCGCGAGGCGACCGGGCTGCCCGGGGTCGCGGTCGCGATCACGAAGGGCACGAAGGTCGTCCACGCCAAGGGGTACGGCGAGACCGCTTCCGGCGATCCGGTGACAGCCGGCACTCCCATGGCCGTCGCGTCGGTCAGCAAGTCCTTCACCTCCCTCGCCGTCATGCAACTGGTGGAGAAAGGCGAGGTCACGCTCGACCAGCCGGTGCGCGGTTACCTGCCCGAGTTCACGATGGCGGATCCGAGGGCAGCGAAGATCACCGTGCGGCAGTTGCTCAACCAGACATCAGGCATGGCCGACTCGGCCTTCCGCGAGAAGAGCCTGCCTCAGCCCGACACGCTCGAAGGTGCCGTGGCACGACTCAGGACGGCGAAGCTCGCCTCGGACCCGGGAACCGCCTTCAGCTACCACAACACCAACTACCAGGTCGCCGCACGGCTCGTCGAAGTAGTGAGCGGCCAGCCGTTCGCCGCCTACCTCCACGCGCACGTGTTCACCCCGCTCGGCATGCGCCACAGCACAACGATCGACACCGACCGCGACCTGCCCGGCAGCGCCCGTGGCCATCTGTACATCCTCGGCCAGGCCGTCGCCCTGCCGGAGCCGACCGGTTTCGGCAACGGCTCCGGCGGGGTCCTCAGCACCGCCAACGACATGGCCCGGTGGCTGATCGCGCAGAACAACGGCATCCTCTCCCCCGAAAGCGTCACGGAGATGCGCACCCCTTCCAGACAGAACGGGAAGTACGCCCTCGGCTGGACGATCGGCGAGACCGAACGCGGCACCCCCGTCATCGAGCACAGCGGCGACCTGTTCACCTCCACGGCCGACCAACTGCTGATGCCGGAATCCGGGTACGGCGTCGCGGTCATGGCGAACACCGGAATGGCCTTCGCCGACGCCGGTGCCCTCATGGACGGCATAGTCGCCATGATCGAGGAAGGCACACCCAAGATCCCCTCCTCGCCGCCCTATCTTGCCACCGACATCCTCTTCATACTGCTGACCCTGGTGACCATCGGGCTGGCGGTGCGCGGCGTGGCCCGCTCCCGGCGATGGGCCACCCGCCGTACCGGATGGCAGCGGTGGCGGCTCCTGCCCTATCTGGTGCCGCTCGCGCTGTGCGCGGCGATCGCCCCGATCTTCCGCGTGCTCGCCCGGGGCAGCGACATCATGTGGATTCAGGTGATCTACCTCTACCCGACGTTCATGATCTGGATAGTGACAGCCGCGATCGCGTGCACGGCGGTGGTGGCCGCACGGCTCTGCAGCGCTGCACGTCAACGACTTCGATGA
- a CDS encoding IS1634 family transposase, producing MYVKTATRRTKDGQEIRYLQLAHNEWDADAQRSRTKVLHSFGRADQLDRAAIERLVVSLGRLLDPDRAAVLSAPAGLEFLEARPLGGTHMLDGLWRRLGIDATMKRLLAGRRMDARAERTLFALVANRALAPSSKPAATEWINSDVHIDGLTVIDEQACHRAMDWLAEIEPVLAKDVYFQVTDLLNLEVDLIFFDTTSTYFETDQADEPVARDERGRLLDQPAGPSATGDDNPDGAGEKVKLRGFRSYGKSKDSRPDLPQVVVGMAVTRDGIPVRVWSWPGATGDSALIRQVRDDLREWTLSKVIYVADRGFSSATNRKALMQGGTGYIIGEKLRSGTAEAKTALSRQGRYATVADNLQVKEVKIGSADRFIICYNPDQAVRDAAVREQLISQLTEMIDGTDTLSRTKRAELAGVISTKPGLHRFLRQTPGGLLRVDRAKIERETNLDGKYLLRCSDPSLSPEDVALGYKQLLQVERGWRDMKSIIDLRPVYHRREDRIRAHVLLCWLALLLIRVAENATGQTWTTLRAELQRLHVIAYTGPSGAFRQSTELTKPQRDLFIALDVPAPKKILDLAVAD from the coding sequence ATGTACGTGAAGACTGCGACCCGGCGGACCAAGGACGGCCAGGAGATCCGCTACCTCCAACTGGCCCACAACGAGTGGGACGCCGACGCGCAGCGGTCCCGGACCAAGGTGCTGCACTCCTTCGGCCGCGCCGACCAGTTGGACCGGGCCGCGATCGAGCGGCTGGTCGTGTCGCTAGGCCGACTGCTCGATCCGGACCGTGCCGCAGTGTTGAGCGCCCCGGCGGGACTGGAATTCCTGGAGGCACGCCCGCTGGGCGGCACCCACATGCTCGACGGGCTGTGGCGACGGCTGGGCATCGACGCCACGATGAAGCGGCTGCTGGCCGGGCGGCGGATGGACGCCCGAGCCGAGCGGACGCTGTTCGCGCTGGTCGCCAACCGGGCGCTCGCGCCGTCGTCCAAGCCGGCCGCGACCGAGTGGATCAACTCCGACGTGCACATCGACGGCCTGACCGTCATCGACGAGCAGGCCTGCCACCGGGCAATGGACTGGCTGGCCGAGATCGAACCCGTCCTGGCCAAGGACGTGTACTTCCAGGTCACCGACCTGCTGAACCTCGAAGTCGACTTGATCTTCTTCGATACGACCAGCACGTATTTCGAGACCGATCAGGCCGATGAGCCCGTCGCTCGCGACGAGCGAGGCCGCCTCCTCGACCAGCCCGCCGGCCCGTCCGCCACCGGCGACGACAACCCAGACGGCGCCGGGGAGAAGGTGAAGCTGCGCGGGTTCCGCTCCTACGGCAAGAGCAAGGACTCACGGCCTGATCTCCCGCAGGTCGTGGTCGGCATGGCGGTGACCCGCGACGGCATTCCGGTGCGGGTCTGGTCCTGGCCGGGCGCTACCGGCGATTCGGCCCTCATCCGCCAGGTCCGCGACGACCTGCGCGAATGGACGCTGTCCAAGGTCATCTACGTGGCCGATCGAGGCTTCTCCTCCGCCACGAACCGCAAGGCTCTGATGCAAGGGGGCACCGGCTACATCATCGGCGAGAAGCTCCGCTCGGGCACCGCCGAGGCCAAGACGGCCCTGTCCCGGCAGGGCCGCTATGCCACCGTCGCCGACAACCTGCAGGTCAAAGAGGTGAAGATCGGATCGGCTGACCGCTTCATCATCTGCTATAACCCCGATCAGGCCGTCCGCGATGCCGCCGTCCGTGAGCAACTCATCTCCCAGCTGACCGAGATGATCGACGGCACCGACACCCTTAGCCGCACCAAACGAGCCGAGCTCGCCGGAGTCATCTCCACCAAGCCAGGCCTGCACCGTTTCCTACGCCAGACGCCCGGTGGACTACTCCGCGTCGACCGCGCGAAGATCGAACGCGAGACGAACCTGGACGGCAAGTACCTGCTGCGCTGCAGCGACCCCAGCCTGAGCCCCGAGGATGTCGCGCTTGGATACAAGCAACTCCTGCAGGTGGAACGAGGCTGGCGCGACATGAAATCGATCATCGACCTGCGGCCCGTCTACCACCGCCGCGAAGACCGCATCCGCGCCCATGTCCTGCTCTGCTGGCTCGCCCTGCTGCTGATCCGCGTCGCCGAGAACGCCACCGGCCAGACCTGGACCACGCTGCGCGCCGAACTGCAGCGCCTGCACGTCATCGCCTACACCGGCCCCTCGGGCGCCTTCCGCCAGTCCACCGAGCTCACCAAGCCCCAGCGCGACCTGTTCATCGCCCTCGACGTCCCCGCGCCCAAGAAAATCCTCGATCTGGCCGTCGCCGACTGA
- a CDS encoding aldo/keto reductase, producing the protein MTLPTAKLGRTGLQASRLGYGAMEMRGPQAWGKPVSDDQARTALNTVLDSGVNLIDTSPDYGDAEEHIGRWISHRRDEFVLSSKCGCPLAADGDPRCSSPPSVKT; encoded by the coding sequence GTGACGCTGCCAACCGCGAAGCTCGGAAGGACCGGATTGCAGGCGAGCCGCCTCGGCTACGGAGCGATGGAGATGCGCGGGCCGCAGGCGTGGGGCAAACCGGTAAGCGACGATCAGGCCCGCACGGCATTGAACACGGTCCTCGACTCGGGAGTGAACCTCATCGACACGTCGCCGGACTACGGCGACGCCGAGGAGCACATCGGCCGCTGGATTTCCCACAGGCGCGACGAGTTCGTCCTCTCCAGCAAGTGCGGCTGCCCACTCGCTGCGGACGGTGACCCACGGTGCTCTTCCCCTCCTAGCGTGAAGACCTGA
- a CDS encoding ATP-binding cassette domain-containing protein translates to MISLKGLCKRYGDRMVVDDLSVEVKPGTVTGFLGPNGAGKSTTMRLILGLDHPTAGTALIAGVPYHEIRNPLRTVGAMLDARALHPGRSGHAHLVALARSNGIARSRVTEVLERVGMADAARKRAGALSLGMSQRLGIAAALLGDPEVLMFDEPVNGLDPDGVRWVRHLMRSLAEEGRTVFVSSHLMSEMQLTADHLVVIGKGRLIMDAPLAEVIARSSLAAVVVRTPHAADLSVRLRAAGIRVERPGENELVATGAAIERIGDLAYEAGIRLHELRTREASLEQAYQELTASSVEYGARKVGV, encoded by the coding sequence GTGATCAGTCTCAAGGGTTTGTGCAAACGCTACGGTGACCGGATGGTCGTCGATGACCTGTCTGTGGAGGTGAAGCCGGGCACGGTGACCGGCTTCCTCGGGCCGAACGGGGCAGGCAAGTCGACGACGATGCGTCTGATCCTCGGGCTCGACCACCCCACCGCGGGCACAGCGCTGATCGCCGGCGTCCCGTACCACGAGATCAGGAACCCGCTGCGGACGGTCGGCGCGATGCTGGACGCGCGGGCGCTGCATCCCGGACGTAGCGGACATGCGCATCTGGTGGCGCTGGCGCGCAGCAACGGCATCGCGCGCAGCCGGGTGACGGAGGTCCTGGAAAGGGTCGGGATGGCGGATGCGGCGCGTAAGCGGGCCGGTGCGCTGTCGCTGGGCATGAGCCAGCGGCTCGGCATCGCGGCCGCGCTGCTGGGCGATCCCGAGGTGCTGATGTTCGACGAACCCGTCAACGGACTCGACCCCGACGGGGTGCGCTGGGTGCGCCACCTGATGCGCTCGCTGGCCGAGGAAGGCCGCACGGTGTTCGTCTCCAGCCACCTGATGAGCGAGATGCAGCTGACCGCCGACCACCTGGTCGTGATCGGCAAGGGACGCCTCATCATGGACGCGCCGCTGGCGGAGGTCATCGCGCGCAGTTCCCTGGCCGCCGTGGTCGTCCGCACCCCGCACGCGGCCGATCTGTCCGTACGGCTGAGAGCCGCCGGGATCCGGGTGGAGCGGCCCGGGGAGAACGAACTCGTCGCCACCGGCGCCGCGATCGAGCGCATCGGTGACCTGGCGTACGAGGCGGGTATCCGGCTGCACGAGCTGCGTACCCGCGAAGCCTCGCTGGAGCAGGCCTACCAGGAGTTGACGGCGAGCAGCGTGGAGTACGGCGCACGGAAGGTGGGGGTGTGA
- a CDS encoding helix-turn-helix domain-containing protein, with the protein MAVERQRDDLAGLLSELKQRSGLSYAELARRTYTSSSALHRYCTGRGNPPDYQLVAKIGQACGASGEELNDLLRRWRCSTGKSPQPSRPTKDPPAVRASRPQAGRRHRRLTVGALAALVVLTFLLVHSSAPDTTGVASTEPIAALSWVTDPDPVPSALFGVTMNSTTGAMPSFRVGSVRLWDSHTRWANLQPQRDRFDWATLDRLVDGARHAGLPALFVLGGTPQWAAPNSPKGAYPDGSRTAPPDDLADWDRFVRALVERYRGRLDAYELWAYATDPRFYSGSVDTLAEMTRRAATIVRSADPDAVIVCPSMGHLWQAKGRDILRRFAELGGYEHCDAAGVKLHQRHAADPPETLVRLLTEIDSTMHAAGVHPALWNTGTTYDIPLQGSLDRRRSVDYAMRFYLAGLYGREFGLARMYFYNWGSGRLPLVLQAEGTPPTGAGLAVETLQRWLVGTRLQSCGQGLPAGLPGNAWQCEFIDEADRRLIVRWTHTGTADTAAGPGVESLTGIDGTTTALRPGDSIRVTETPLLITHRADDAVPRSGRNGW; encoded by the coding sequence ATGGCCGTGGAGCGGCAACGGGATGACCTTGCCGGGCTCTTGTCGGAGTTGAAGCAGCGCAGCGGCCTGAGCTATGCGGAGTTGGCCCGGCGGACCTACACCAGTAGCTCCGCGCTGCATCGCTACTGCACCGGGCGTGGCAACCCGCCGGACTACCAACTGGTGGCGAAGATCGGTCAGGCATGCGGCGCCTCCGGCGAGGAGCTGAACGACCTGCTACGCCGGTGGCGGTGCTCGACCGGGAAATCTCCGCAGCCGTCGCGACCGACGAAGGACCCGCCCGCCGTAAGGGCAAGCAGGCCACAGGCCGGTCGGCGCCACAGACGGTTGACGGTCGGAGCGCTCGCCGCGCTTGTCGTACTCACGTTCCTTCTGGTCCATTCGAGCGCGCCGGACACGACTGGTGTCGCGTCCACCGAACCGATTGCCGCTCTCTCCTGGGTGACGGATCCGGATCCGGTGCCCTCGGCACTGTTCGGCGTGACGATGAACAGCACCACCGGCGCGATGCCGTCGTTCAGGGTCGGCAGCGTGCGGTTGTGGGACAGCCACACGCGCTGGGCGAACCTGCAGCCGCAGCGGGACCGCTTCGATTGGGCCACGCTCGACAGGCTGGTCGACGGTGCGCGGCACGCGGGCCTGCCCGCGCTGTTCGTGCTGGGCGGTACGCCGCAGTGGGCAGCACCGAACTCGCCGAAAGGCGCCTACCCTGACGGTTCGCGAACCGCGCCGCCGGACGACCTGGCCGACTGGGACCGATTCGTCCGTGCTCTCGTCGAGCGATATCGGGGCAGGCTGGACGCATACGAGTTGTGGGCCTATGCCACCGACCCGAGGTTCTACTCTGGGTCGGTCGACACTCTGGCGGAGATGACGCGAAGGGCAGCGACGATTGTGCGTTCCGCCGACCCCGACGCCGTCATCGTGTGCCCCTCCATGGGACATCTGTGGCAGGCCAAGGGGCGTGACATCCTGCGCAGGTTCGCCGAGCTGGGAGGCTATGAGCACTGCGACGCCGCCGGCGTGAAGCTGCACCAGCGCCACGCCGCCGACCCGCCGGAGACACTCGTGCGGCTGCTCACCGAGATTGACAGCACCATGCACGCGGCCGGCGTCCATCCCGCGCTGTGGAATACGGGCACCACGTATGACATCCCGCTGCAGGGCTCGCTCGATCGGCGACGCTCCGTCGACTACGCGATGCGTTTCTATCTCGCCGGGCTCTACGGCAGAGAATTCGGCCTGGCGCGGATGTATTTCTACAACTGGGGATCCGGCCGGCTACCGCTGGTGCTGCAGGCGGAGGGGACCCCGCCGACCGGGGCGGGACTCGCGGTGGAGACGCTCCAGCGGTGGCTGGTCGGGACCCGGCTGCAATCCTGCGGGCAGGGGCTTCCCGCAGGATTGCCCGGCAACGCGTGGCAGTGTGAGTTCATCGACGAGGCGGACCGCCGATTGATCGTCCGCTGGACCCATACGGGTACGGCGGACACCGCTGCGGGCCCCGGTGTCGAATCACTCACCGGCATCGACGGCACGACCACAGCGCTGCGACCCGGCGACTCGATTCGGGTGACCGAGACGCCCTTGCTGATCACGCATCGGGCCGATGATGCCGTCCCGCGCTCGGGACGAAATGGCTGGTAG
- a CDS encoding putative quinol monooxygenase produces the protein MIFIAVKFTIRPERSEEWLSLVDDFTRATRQEPGNVFFEWSRSVDTPNQFVLLEAFASSAAGEAHVGSEHFTTAMAWMPDVIAKTPEIINVEVPGEGWSQMAELTPA, from the coding sequence ATGATCTTCATCGCCGTCAAGTTCACCATCCGTCCCGAGCGGAGCGAGGAATGGCTCTCGCTCGTTGACGACTTCACCCGGGCCACCCGGCAGGAGCCGGGTAACGTCTTCTTCGAATGGTCCAGGAGCGTCGACACGCCCAACCAGTTCGTCCTGCTCGAGGCGTTCGCCTCATCCGCAGCAGGTGAGGCCCACGTGGGCTCCGAGCACTTCACGACCGCCATGGCGTGGATGCCTGACGTGATCGCGAAGACGCCGGAGATCATCAACGTCGAGGTGCCCGGCGAAGGCTGGTCGCAAATGGCGGAACTGACCCCGGCCTAG
- a CDS encoding HIT family protein: MPLVEQSSVEPGEEIVYDDGTHIGFLARFAALPGYILVAPKAHVEHVVRDLDEDQFIAVMRVVRRVALALEASVPCERTYLLSLGSQQGNTHLHWHIAALPPGVPYEQQQYHALMAENGIIEHTSEEAAALAATIRHALDAR; encoded by the coding sequence ATGCCCCTAGTAGAACAATCATCTGTCGAACCCGGGGAAGAGATCGTCTATGACGACGGCACACACATCGGGTTTCTTGCGCGCTTTGCCGCTTTGCCTGGATACATCCTCGTGGCACCCAAAGCCCACGTCGAGCACGTCGTCCGAGATCTTGATGAGGACCAGTTCATAGCGGTGATGCGGGTGGTGCGCCGAGTCGCTCTCGCGTTGGAGGCAAGCGTGCCCTGCGAGCGAACGTACCTGTTGTCCTTGGGCAGCCAGCAGGGAAACACCCACCTGCACTGGCACATCGCGGCCCTGCCACCTGGCGTCCCATATGAACAACAGCAGTACCACGCGCTCATGGCGGAGAACGGGATCATCGAGCACACGTCCGAAGAGGCCGCCGCCCTGGCCGCGACAATACGGCACGCCCTGGATGCCAGGTAG
- a CDS encoding transposase, producing MRVNHTYERGGALAYLAAYDVHRARVFGHCAAKTGIVPFMDLVEQVMTTEPYASARRVFWVVDNGSSHRGKAAADRLTKRFSNAVMVHTPVYASWLNQIEIFFSIVQRKVVTPNDFTSLDQVEDRLIAFEWRYNATARPFRWKFTPAALEDLLARIERHEQKEPNLQQHDDCDHQPAVLDPAA from the coding sequence ATGCGGGTCAACCACACCTACGAACGAGGCGGCGCACTGGCTTACCTGGCCGCCTACGACGTCCACCGCGCCCGCGTATTCGGACACTGCGCGGCCAAGACCGGCATCGTGCCGTTCATGGACCTGGTCGAGCAGGTCATGACCACCGAGCCGTACGCCTCCGCACGCCGGGTGTTCTGGGTCGTCGACAACGGCTCCTCCCACCGCGGCAAAGCCGCCGCCGACCGGCTGACCAAGCGGTTCTCCAACGCCGTCATGGTGCACACGCCCGTATACGCATCCTGGTTGAACCAGATAGAGATCTTCTTCTCCATCGTGCAGCGCAAAGTTGTCACGCCCAACGACTTCACCAGCCTTGACCAGGTCGAAGACCGGCTCATCGCCTTCGAGTGGCGTTACAACGCGACCGCCCGGCCGTTCAGATGGAAGTTCACCCCGGCCGCCCTCGAGGACCTGCTGGCCCGGATCGAGCGACACGAACAGAAGGAGCCGAACCTCCAGCAGCACGATGACTGCGACCATCAGCCAGCCGTGCTGGACCCTGCCGCATAA
- a CDS encoding S8 family serine peptidase: protein MRSSPRPLLAAAAAALVMACLTPGLSETARAEVAPAAEAAGQAAPATADASTGPASGTVTLITGDQVTLDMLPDGSPGVVFRPGKGRDGMPFTQSVEDGKVSVVPFDAQRLLGTGALDPALFNVSELLANWSTGSGTLPLIVSYPSPTGVKEGADDLRADGAQVQRALPSVNAVAAAVAHQKTAEFWKGVNPTAPAQAERLADGIAKISLDGTARPLDVESVKQIHASAAWRRGLTGAGVKVAVLDTGIDAAHPDLAGKLGETRDFTQSPTGVADTVGHGTHVAGIIADSGPQPGVAPGTTLLIGRVCNNSGCPNSAIIAGMEWAAASGAKVVNLSLGGAYTDGTDPMSQALNTLTDKYGTLFVVASGNAGRDRTVSAPGSADAALTVGSVTKDGQLSYFSSRGPRVGDDAVKPEISAPGYAIAAARAAGTSMGLPLDDRYTLANGTSMATPHVTGAAAILAAQHPDWPPARLKAALVSTAEPIDDATVFEQGAGVVDLDRATRQQVRAEPATLKLGTAPTGTITYRNDGDRPVKLKLGVPPGRTSSGPPSPPPRHRSPTR, encoded by the coding sequence ATGCGGTCCTCTCCCCGGCCGCTCCTCGCGGCGGCGGCAGCCGCCCTCGTCATGGCCTGTCTCACACCAGGGCTCTCCGAAACCGCCCGAGCCGAGGTCGCTCCAGCGGCAGAAGCCGCCGGCCAGGCGGCACCGGCCACGGCCGACGCGAGCACCGGCCCGGCTTCCGGCACCGTCACCCTCATCACCGGGGACCAGGTGACCTTGGACATGCTGCCCGACGGCTCACCGGGCGTGGTCTTCCGGCCGGGAAAGGGCCGCGACGGCATGCCGTTCACACAGTCGGTCGAGGACGGCAAGGTCTCGGTCGTCCCGTTCGACGCGCAGCGGCTCCTCGGCACGGGAGCGCTCGACCCGGCCCTGTTCAACGTCTCCGAACTGCTCGCCAACTGGAGCACGGGCTCCGGCACGCTGCCGCTGATCGTGAGCTATCCCTCCCCCACGGGCGTCAAGGAGGGCGCGGACGACCTGCGTGCGGACGGCGCCCAGGTGCAGCGCGCGCTGCCGTCGGTCAACGCCGTCGCGGCCGCGGTGGCGCACCAGAAGACGGCGGAGTTCTGGAAGGGCGTCAACCCCACGGCCCCGGCCCAGGCCGAGCGGCTGGCAGACGGGATCGCGAAGATCTCTCTGGACGGCACGGCCCGGCCGCTCGACGTCGAGAGCGTCAAGCAGATCCATGCGTCCGCCGCCTGGCGGCGCGGGCTCACCGGCGCGGGCGTGAAGGTCGCGGTGCTCGACACCGGGATCGACGCGGCGCATCCGGACCTCGCCGGCAAGCTCGGCGAGACCCGCGACTTCACCCAGAGCCCCACGGGCGTCGCCGACACGGTGGGCCATGGCACGCACGTCGCGGGGATCATCGCCGACTCGGGCCCGCAGCCGGGCGTCGCCCCGGGAACCACGCTGCTGATCGGCAGGGTCTGCAACAACTCCGGCTGTCCCAACTCCGCCATCATCGCGGGCATGGAGTGGGCGGCCGCGTCCGGCGCCAAAGTGGTGAACCTCAGTCTGGGCGGCGCCTACACCGACGGCACCGACCCGATGTCGCAGGCGCTGAACACGCTCACCGACAAGTACGGCACGCTCTTCGTCGTGGCTTCCGGCAACGCGGGCCGTGACCGTACGGTCAGCGCGCCCGGCAGCGCCGATGCTGCGCTCACCGTGGGCAGCGTCACCAAGGACGGCCAGCTCAGCTACTTCTCCAGCCGTGGTCCCAGGGTCGGCGACGACGCGGTCAAGCCGGAGATCTCCGCGCCCGGTTACGCCATCGCCGCCGCGCGGGCCGCGGGCACCAGCATGGGACTGCCGCTCGACGACCGCTACACGCTGGCCAACGGCACCTCGATGGCCACGCCGCACGTGACGGGAGCGGCCGCGATCCTCGCCGCCCAGCACCCCGACTGGCCGCCGGCCCGGCTCAAGGCCGCGCTCGTCAGCACGGCCGAGCCCATCGACGACGCCACGGTGTTCGAGCAGGGCGCGGGGGTCGTGGATCTGGACCGGGCGACCCGCCAGCAGGTCCGCGCCGAGCCCGCCACACTCAAGCTCGGCACCGCCCCCACCGGCACGATCACCTATCGCAACGACGGTGACCGGCCCGTGAAGCTGAAGCTCGGTGTGCCGCCCGGCAGGACGTCGTCAGGACCGCCGTCTCCGCCTCCTCGACACCGGTCACCCACCAGGTGA
- a CDS encoding helix-turn-helix domain-containing protein, protein MLEALGLTSREEAVYQALLDGAAMTEAELRDLTGMATFSAALRALQDKGLVARMAGRPTRYSAAPPEVAVEMLIRAREEELQRIRVNSLVLTERFRAARPRHRLPRGLRHHRPDRPRAAGGHRVAHHARRTGQGGLGGAGQADAGR, encoded by the coding sequence GTGCTCGAAGCCCTCGGACTGACCAGCCGGGAGGAGGCCGTCTACCAGGCACTGCTGGACGGTGCCGCAATGACGGAGGCCGAGCTGCGCGACCTGACCGGGATGGCGACCTTCTCCGCCGCGCTACGCGCGCTCCAGGACAAGGGCCTGGTCGCCCGGATGGCGGGACGCCCCACGCGGTATTCGGCGGCACCCCCCGAGGTCGCCGTCGAGATGCTGATCCGCGCTCGCGAGGAGGAGCTACAGCGGATCAGGGTGAACTCCCTGGTGCTGACCGAGCGCTTCCGCGCGGCACGCCCTCGGCATCGGCTACCGCGTGGTCTACGACACCACCGCCCTGACCGTCCCCGGGCGGCTGGAGGACATCGAGTCGCACATCATGCACGGCGAACAGGCCAGGGTGGCCTCGGCGGTGCCGGTCAAGCTGATGCTGGCCGATGA
- a CDS encoding transposase: MGETRRRFDPEFREGAARIVRETGRSVAQVARDLGTNTGTPANCVQTDRLARERDAGASEEPAESEREELARLRRQRTEWAKERTELEMARDVLKHSVVLCVARASRE; encoded by the coding sequence GTGGGAGAGACCAGACGCAGGTTCGACCCGGAATTCCGCGAAGGTGCGGCGCGCATCGTTCGGGAGACGGGAAGATCGGTCGCGCAGGTCGCCAGGGACCTGGGTACCAACACGGGCACGCCGGCCAACTGTGTGCAGACGGACCGCCTGGCCCGTGAGAGGGATGCCGGTGCGAGCGAGGAACCGGCTGAATCCGAGCGTGAGGAACTCGCGCGGCTGCGCAGACAGCGGACCGAGTGGGCCAAGGAACGCACGGAGCTGGAGATGGCGCGCGATGTGCTCAAGCACTCGGTGGTCTTGTGCGTCGCCCGCGCCAGTCGAGAGTGA